A genomic segment from Irregularibacter muris encodes:
- a CDS encoding TetR/AcrR family transcriptional regulator — MRITKDPEIRKQEIIDRAKKLFEEKGIHKTSISEIAKEVGVAKGLIYYYFSSKNQLVESVIEQFILGIGEGLEEIMKNEELDFYSKLTAIFHLYFDSIQKHPGIFSLSLENPGIFSLIRNRLSEIALIHATDLITLGMNHGIINISYPEYMLKIIIRGLGDLYIEGVTNPEIHARLIEQILGLGKGKLQLK; from the coding sequence ATGCGGATTACTAAGGATCCTGAAATACGGAAACAGGAAATTATTGATAGGGCTAAGAAATTATTTGAGGAGAAAGGCATTCATAAGACTTCTATAAGCGAAATAGCAAAGGAAGTAGGCGTTGCTAAGGGCTTGATTTATTACTATTTTTCCTCCAAGAATCAGCTAGTAGAAAGCGTCATAGAGCAATTTATTTTAGGAATAGGAGAAGGATTGGAAGAGATCATGAAGAATGAGGAGTTGGACTTTTATTCTAAACTGACAGCCATCTTCCACCTTTATTTTGACTCTATACAAAAACACCCTGGGATATTTTCTCTATCCCTCGAGAACCCAGGAATATTCAGTTTAATAAGAAATAGATTGTCTGAAATAGCATTAATTCATGCCACGGATTTAATTACCTTGGGTATGAATCATGGCATAATCAATATTTCCTATCCAGAATATATGCTAAAAATTATTATACGAGGGCTTGGGGATTTATATATTGAAGGAGTGACTAATCCTGAAATACATGCAAGACTTATAGAACAGATATTGGGGTTAGGGAAAGGGAAACTTCAATTGAAGTAG
- a CDS encoding S1 RNA-binding domain-containing protein — MSLKSGEVVKGVVSGITKYGAFIKLAEDKIGLCHISEISNEYVKDVNDYLKEGQEISVKILRVKEDNKIELSIKALEKKPSQQNRSFTSNKPKPKPKPKESFENMLTDFLKNSDERIKSLKQREMKF, encoded by the coding sequence ATGTCATTAAAAAGTGGAGAAGTTGTAAAAGGTGTAGTTTCTGGAATTACCAAGTATGGAGCTTTTATTAAACTTGCAGAGGACAAAATAGGTTTATGCCATATTTCAGAGATATCAAACGAATATGTAAAAGACGTCAATGATTATTTAAAGGAAGGACAAGAAATCAGCGTAAAAATTCTTAGGGTGAAAGAGGATAATAAAATAGAACTTTCTATTAAGGCCTTGGAAAAAAAGCCTAGCCAACAAAATAGAAGCTTCACTTCAAATAAGCCCAAACCCAAACCTAAGCCTAAAGAGTCCTTCGAAAATATGTTAACTGATTTTCTTAAAAATAGTGACGAAAGAATTAAAAGTTTAAAACAGCGGGAAATGAAATTTTAA
- a CDS encoding LPXTG cell wall anchor domain-containing protein: MKFKRIKSTTFLKSFLMMMVFLLVLTIQPAYAGNQLQIVGNHRGLEVIPKDQNLFKELNLSPGDYRKSNLTIKNNDKDSFELFVKIQRLGKKPSPAEADLYKKLFMTITLGNREIYTGPMMNFASGKNISLGKIKPGEVREMEAVVHLPGADTGNEFMGVSHRNQWTFIAQSHGMIDEEDSPSGPKLPKTGGMPTAFFYITGALITLTGIVIKNKK; encoded by the coding sequence ATGAAATTCAAGCGGATAAAATCAACTACTTTTTTAAAGTCATTTCTGATGATGATGGTATTTTTATTGGTTTTAACCATTCAGCCTGCCTATGCAGGCAATCAATTACAGATTGTTGGAAACCATAGGGGTTTGGAAGTAATTCCTAAGGATCAGAATCTCTTCAAGGAATTAAATTTAAGCCCAGGGGATTATAGGAAAAGTAATTTGACCATAAAGAATAATGACAAGGATTCTTTTGAATTGTTTGTAAAAATTCAAAGGTTGGGCAAGAAACCTTCTCCAGCAGAGGCAGATCTGTATAAAAAATTATTCATGACCATCACTTTGGGAAATCGAGAGATATATACTGGTCCTATGATGAATTTTGCCAGTGGCAAAAATATAAGTTTGGGAAAAATTAAACCTGGAGAGGTTCGGGAGATGGAGGCTGTCGTTCATCTTCCGGGGGCAGATACTGGCAATGAATTTATGGGAGTAAGTCATAGGAATCAATGGACTTTTATAGCCCAAAGCCATGGCATGATTGATGAGGAAGATTCACCCTCAGGGCCTAAACTTCCCAAAACCGGTGGAATGCCCACAGCATTTTTCTATATTACAGGTGCTTTGATTACCCTAACGGGAATTGTCATTAAGAATAAAAAATAA
- a CDS encoding ABC transporter ATP-binding protein → MKKVKIVSYIKLEKVKKRYKMGEVIITAVDGVDFEIEQGDFAVVVGPSGAGKTTVLNILGGMDSLDEGIITVDGRDISGYSSKMLTEYRRYDIGFVFQFYNLVQNLTAKENVELASQISKDPLEVEKVMEMVGLKDRMNNFPSQLSGGEQQRVAIARALAKNPKLLLCDEPTGALDDQTGKSILKLLQDTCRSTGMTVVVITHNSALTGMADKIIRMRNGKVAEFIVNENPVSVERIEW, encoded by the coding sequence ATGAAAAAGGTGAAGATCGTGAGTTATATAAAATTAGAAAAAGTAAAGAAGAGATATAAAATGGGGGAAGTCATCATTACCGCAGTGGATGGAGTGGACTTTGAAATTGAACAAGGAGACTTTGCTGTTGTGGTAGGGCCTTCGGGTGCGGGCAAAACTACAGTGCTAAACATCCTTGGAGGTATGGATTCCCTAGATGAAGGGATCATTACAGTAGATGGAAGGGATATTAGTGGCTATAGTAGTAAGATGCTAACAGAATATCGAAGATATGATATTGGATTTGTTTTTCAGTTTTATAATCTAGTGCAAAACCTTACAGCCAAAGAAAATGTGGAGCTGGCCTCCCAAATCAGTAAAGATCCTCTAGAGGTGGAGAAAGTTATGGAGATGGTGGGCCTTAAGGATAGAATGAATAACTTTCCTTCCCAGCTTTCAGGAGGAGAACAGCAAAGAGTAGCCATTGCTAGGGCTTTGGCAAAAAACCCAAAACTATTACTTTGTGATGAACCTACAGGAGCTTTGGATGACCAAACCGGTAAGTCTATTTTAAAACTCCTTCAGGATACTTGCAGATCTACGGGTATGACGGTAGTGGTCATTACCCACAATTCTGCCCTTACAGGCATGGCAGATAAGATTATCCGCATGAGAAATGGAAAGGTGGCGGAATTTATTGTCAATGAAAATCCAGTCTCTGTGGAAAGGATTGAGTGGTGA
- a CDS encoding signal peptidase I, whose translation MLDNGMEKRKKNKVSKNINNIIFIILMLMIIFVLFTTMQAHIRGEDPTIFGYQFYYVASGSMTPTIPVGSLIAVRDTDYINIENKDIVTFKGLGNTLVTHRVREVSENGQSFITRGDANNIDDPIAVTMETLVGKVVFHLPYVGYFLKFLKSAYGVVVFSLIIGASIIHFAFQRKRKII comes from the coding sequence ATGTTAGACAATGGCATGGAGAAGAGAAAAAAGAATAAAGTAAGTAAAAACATAAACAATATTATTTTTATAATCCTAATGTTGATGATCATCTTTGTACTCTTTACAACGATGCAGGCCCACATAAGGGGGGAGGATCCAACTATATTTGGCTATCAATTTTACTATGTAGCCAGTGGAAGTATGACGCCCACTATTCCAGTAGGTTCCTTAATCGCAGTGCGGGACACAGATTACATAAATATTGAAAACAAGGATATTGTTACCTTTAAGGGATTAGGAAATACTCTAGTGACCCATCGAGTAAGGGAAGTTTCAGAAAATGGGCAAAGTTTCATTACCCGTGGGGATGCCAACAATATAGATGATCCAATAGCCGTCACCATGGAGACACTCGTAGGAAAGGTAGTATTTCACCTTCCCTATGTAGGATATTTTCTAAAATTTTTAAAATCAGCCTATGGTGTGGTGGTTTTTAGCCTAATCATAGGAGCTTCAATAATCCACTTTGCATTTCAAAGAAAAAGAAAAATAATATGA
- a CDS encoding SipW-dependent-type signal peptide-containing protein, giving the protein MNRRSLLFTLSVVLCVALLLGVTYAYFTAKSDTKINTFTVSDGISIQLAEPKWDNRDYEGKEGNIPLADLGITKAQNIVPSRIIPKNPSVKNASDSESVWLAIRLDYTIEGESSDYSQLDDFATIDFAGGVWEEKENSNKRVFYYNTKVEPQDNTSELFSKVEISSNTNANTLKPFDIKITAYAVQGENVDYGQAKTELDALMAATP; this is encoded by the coding sequence ATGAATAGGAGGAGTTTACTTTTTACTCTATCTGTTGTACTGTGTGTAGCATTATTGCTAGGAGTTACCTATGCTTATTTTACTGCAAAATCGGATACAAAAATCAATACCTTTACTGTAAGTGATGGAATATCCATCCAGCTTGCAGAGCCTAAATGGGATAATCGAGATTATGAAGGAAAGGAAGGAAATATTCCTTTAGCAGATCTTGGGATAACAAAGGCTCAAAACATCGTCCCATCTCGAATTATTCCTAAGAATCCCAGTGTAAAAAATGCCAGTGATTCAGAAAGTGTCTGGCTGGCCATTAGGCTAGACTATACCATAGAGGGTGAATCATCAGATTATTCACAACTAGATGATTTTGCCACCATTGATTTTGCTGGAGGGGTTTGGGAGGAAAAAGAAAATTCAAATAAAAGGGTTTTCTACTATAACACAAAAGTAGAACCCCAAGACAATACTTCAGAACTATTTAGCAAAGTTGAAATCTCATCGAATACCAATGCCAATACATTAAAACCATTTGATATTAAGATTACTGCCTATGCAGTACAAGGTGAAAATGTTGACTATGGGCAAGCCAAAACAGAATTAGATGCTTTAATGGCAGCTACTCCATAA
- a CDS encoding FtsX-like permease family protein: MKKKSFYKDLIRSIYKSKARFLSILVIITIGVAFFAGINAGEPDMVLSADKYYKEHRLSDFKVISPTGFKEEDIQKVETIEGIEKVQGAYTKDLFLTSKEGNTSTVKLLSYHHGTNHDALNIPRIIEGRMPEKSGEIAIDHSHNVPEEIKLGSEITSSLPKGEKREDFLKKEKYKVVGIVQSPLYINFERGQTNMGDGSIDYYAYIPQEDFTMEKVTDLFIATKESKNLSAYTKEYDHHIKPIENSLKDIGMVSMKEETKELKEELNKGKKELEENKIKTENELAKAEKKLQDAEKEIAKGEQELKENEGKYQKELQEKKAQLEKGKKELEKGKAQYQESYNQWEEGHRLYTENQEKLTQSKAALDRAKQQLNSLQEAIQGLQDIRDNVSMGAMTEEEFTNLIGSIGVLSPDTAQYIKENFDPGDRFLGLKIRGVLDNALSTMKENHQGGQKSYQVGMAKYQEGLKELEEAKIQIDQGKAQLDQAKAEITANEKEISNGEKALTQGEKDLQSSLEEGKKELQQGKKELAKGRSTYEKEKADALKKIKEAEIEIKDAQRQIGEIPEEWFVISREGNPGYSTYGDDAQRIGALAKVFPLFFFLVAALVCLTTMTRMIEEERAQIGILKALGYNTLTISSKYLIYALLASLVGALLGLSIGFRLFPNAIMFAYKTMYNIPERLTPFHLNYSILSLLMAVVTTVSASLLATLQELRSTPAILMQPKAPKPGKRILLERITPLWKRLSFSHKVTARNIFRYKRRFFMTVIGIAGCTALLVTGLGIRDSVNAIMGKQFEDIFIYDGQIMLDRDKDFPEERLKTIVSSRQEIERDMSTLTESVNALTPGSSRTYEANLLVPEHPKALEEFFDLHERVSKEKVELKSDSAVITEKLSELLKVKVGDSFKYRDAHNNTYEIEVGAIVENYLSHYIYMTPEYYDEITLKNPQYNSIVFNVQDMEELHHGQFKEGLMEHGEVLGVVFTEKIADEFGKVLKSLNFVVVLLAISAGALAFVVLFNLTNINITERIREIATIKVLGFRDKEVSSYVYRENIILTIIGTLVGLVLGFLFHRYVMTTMEVDAMMFGKNIHPISYGIAAILTMLFSILVNYFMYDKLKKVNMVESLKSVE, encoded by the coding sequence ATGAAGAAAAAATCCTTTTACAAGGACCTAATAAGATCCATATACAAAAGTAAGGCAAGGTTTTTATCTATTCTTGTTATTATTACCATAGGAGTAGCTTTTTTTGCGGGGATTAATGCTGGTGAACCAGATATGGTTTTATCCGCAGATAAATACTATAAAGAGCATAGATTATCTGACTTTAAAGTGATATCTCCCACAGGGTTTAAGGAGGAAGATATCCAAAAGGTAGAAACAATAGAGGGAATAGAAAAGGTACAAGGAGCGTACACCAAGGATCTTTTTCTTACTTCCAAGGAAGGCAACACTTCTACAGTAAAGCTCTTGAGTTATCATCATGGAACAAATCATGATGCCCTGAATATCCCTAGGATTATTGAGGGTAGAATGCCTGAAAAATCAGGAGAAATTGCTATAGATCATAGTCATAATGTACCTGAGGAAATCAAGTTGGGGAGTGAAATCACCTCTTCATTACCCAAGGGAGAGAAAAGAGAAGATTTCCTAAAAAAGGAGAAATATAAGGTGGTGGGAATTGTCCAATCCCCCCTATATATTAACTTTGAAAGAGGCCAGACCAACATGGGAGATGGCTCTATAGATTATTATGCCTATATTCCTCAAGAAGACTTTACTATGGAAAAAGTAACAGATCTTTTTATTGCCACCAAAGAATCTAAAAATCTTTCCGCCTATACAAAGGAGTATGACCATCATATTAAACCCATTGAGAACTCTTTAAAGGATATCGGTATGGTCTCTATGAAAGAGGAGACCAAAGAACTTAAAGAGGAGCTAAATAAAGGGAAAAAAGAATTAGAAGAAAATAAAATAAAAACAGAAAATGAACTAGCTAAAGCAGAAAAAAAGCTACAGGATGCCGAAAAAGAGATTGCCAAGGGAGAACAAGAGCTTAAAGAAAATGAAGGGAAATACCAAAAAGAATTGCAGGAGAAAAAAGCCCAATTAGAAAAGGGGAAAAAAGAATTAGAGAAGGGGAAAGCCCAATATCAAGAAAGCTATAATCAATGGGAAGAGGGCCATCGTCTTTATACTGAAAATCAAGAAAAACTTACCCAATCGAAGGCAGCATTGGATAGAGCAAAACAACAATTAAATAGCCTCCAGGAAGCCATACAAGGACTTCAGGATATTAGGGATAATGTGTCTATGGGAGCAATGACCGAGGAGGAATTTACCAATCTCATAGGAAGTATTGGTGTGCTTTCCCCAGATACTGCCCAGTACATCAAAGAGAATTTTGACCCTGGAGATAGGTTTCTAGGACTTAAAATCCGGGGAGTTCTAGATAATGCCCTTTCAACAATGAAAGAAAATCACCAAGGGGGTCAGAAAAGCTATCAGGTAGGGATGGCAAAGTATCAAGAGGGTCTAAAGGAGTTGGAGGAAGCCAAAATCCAGATAGATCAGGGAAAGGCCCAATTGGACCAAGCCAAAGCAGAGATAACAGCCAATGAAAAAGAGATAAGCAATGGGGAAAAAGCTCTTACTCAGGGAGAGAAGGACTTGCAAAGCTCCCTAGAAGAGGGGAAAAAGGAATTACAACAAGGCAAGAAAGAACTTGCTAAAGGGAGAAGCACCTATGAAAAAGAAAAGGCTGATGCCCTAAAAAAAATAAAAGAGGCTGAAATTGAAATAAAGGACGCCCAAAGACAAATAGGAGAAATTCCAGAGGAATGGTTTGTCATCAGTCGAGAGGGCAATCCTGGATATTCTACCTATGGTGATGATGCCCAAAGGATTGGTGCATTGGCCAAGGTATTTCCTTTATTTTTCTTTCTCGTGGCGGCTTTGGTATGTTTGACCACCATGACAAGGATGATTGAAGAGGAAAGAGCACAAATCGGCATCTTAAAAGCCTTAGGATATAATACCTTAACCATATCCTCAAAATATTTAATTTACGCTTTGTTAGCCAGTTTAGTAGGTGCCCTATTGGGCCTGAGTATAGGCTTTAGACTTTTTCCCAATGCCATTATGTTTGCCTATAAAACCATGTATAATATTCCGGAAAGGCTAACCCCTTTCCATTTGAATTATTCTATTCTTTCCCTACTCATGGCCGTAGTGACCACGGTATCGGCTTCGTTGCTTGCCACATTGCAGGAGCTTCGCTCCACCCCTGCAATACTTATGCAGCCCAAAGCGCCTAAACCAGGGAAAAGAATACTTTTAGAAAGAATAACTCCTCTGTGGAAGAGGCTATCCTTTTCCCATAAGGTAACTGCTAGGAATATTTTTCGGTACAAAAGAAGATTTTTTATGACCGTTATTGGCATTGCTGGTTGTACTGCCCTTCTAGTGACAGGTTTAGGAATTCGAGATTCCGTGAATGCCATTATGGGAAAACAGTTTGAAGACATCTTTATTTATGACGGTCAAATTATGCTGGATAGGGATAAAGATTTTCCAGAGGAGAGGCTAAAAACGATTGTTTCAAGTAGACAAGAAATAGAAAGGGATATGAGCACCTTAACCGAAAGTGTCAATGCCTTAACTCCAGGGTCCAGCAGAACCTATGAAGCCAACTTATTGGTCCCAGAACATCCAAAGGCTCTAGAAGAATTTTTTGATCTCCATGAAAGAGTGTCTAAGGAAAAGGTTGAATTAAAATCAGATAGTGCAGTCATTACAGAAAAACTCTCAGAGCTTTTGAAGGTGAAAGTAGGAGATAGCTTCAAATATAGAGATGCCCACAACAATACCTATGAAATAGAAGTAGGGGCCATCGTGGAAAATTATCTATCCCACTATATCTATATGACACCAGAATATTATGACGAAATTACCCTGAAAAACCCCCAATACAATTCCATTGTATTTAATGTTCAGGACATGGAGGAATTACACCATGGACAATTTAAAGAAGGTCTCATGGAGCATGGGGAAGTTTTAGGGGTTGTGTTTACCGAAAAAATAGCAGATGAATTTGGGAAAGTCCTAAAGAGTTTGAATTTCGTGGTGGTGCTCTTAGCCATTTCAGCAGGAGCCCTAGCCTTTGTGGTATTATTTAACCTCACCAATATCAATATCACCGAAAGAATTAGAGAAATAGCCACCATCAAAGTATTGGGCTTTCGGGATAAGGAAGTATCCTCTTATGTCTATAGGGAAAATATTATTCTGACCATTATAGGCACTTTAGTAGGGTTGGTTTTAGGATTCCTATTTCACCGCTATGTCATGACCACCATGGAAGTTGATGCCATGATGTTTGGGAAAAATATTCATCCGATTAGTTATGGAATTGCGGCTATACTCACTATGCTGTTTTCCATACTGGTCAATTATTTTATGTACGATAAGCTGAAAAAAGTGAATATGGTAGAATCCCTTAAATCTGTTGAATAG
- a CDS encoding TasA family protein, protein MKRKSMMLMVSALALVLAIGGATLAWFTNAADPVTNTFATGDVAITLHDEFNKEEAKNVIPGDEYNKDVYVTSEGSINTYVRVKLTPAWDKEGLDTNVVKLTLDTTKWIKIGDWYYYKEALTKGGQTTKLLDYVTFNGAAMDNSYQEGEFTIQVEAEAIQATNNAAEAEWKVNTTNWTAISK, encoded by the coding sequence ATGAAAAGAAAATCAATGATGCTTATGGTTTCAGCTTTAGCACTTGTTTTAGCCATTGGAGGGGCTACCCTAGCATGGTTTACTAACGCAGCAGATCCTGTCACCAATACATTTGCAACTGGGGATGTGGCCATCACTTTGCACGATGAATTCAATAAAGAAGAAGCAAAAAATGTAATTCCAGGGGATGAGTATAACAAGGATGTATATGTTACCAGTGAAGGCTCCATTAATACCTATGTAAGGGTAAAACTTACTCCAGCATGGGATAAAGAGGGTCTTGATACAAATGTAGTTAAACTAACCCTTGATACAACGAAATGGATAAAAATAGGTGATTGGTATTACTATAAGGAAGCTCTTACCAAAGGTGGGCAAACCACAAAGCTTCTTGATTATGTGACCTTTAACGGCGCTGCAATGGATAATAGTTATCAAGAGGGAGAATTTACTATCCAAGTTGAAGCAGAAGCTATTCAAGCGACCAATAATGCTGCTGAAGCAGAGTGGAAGGTAAATACGACAAATTGGACAGCAATATCCAAATAA
- a CDS encoding VWA domain-containing protein, whose translation MKRYRKVRVVALFIVCIMIFSLWNPLIFASSKDTHSQSTGQNIESNATPEGVKNDKEVLLDSNAAAEDKSKASDKETEPAIKQEEVPRNQEDPSDPQEKEEKTEGTSIDQGKNTESEGTSHIGEESIEPKDSSKEEGNSPQDEDLVLEEEPEKTISYYPASSPLRVGPIIQSFGLLKSSGKMSSLHSDIIGDYVKPLEGLNLTKNATVFKNTHDGRQIFQLDLTATTESKIVDKTKPSDIVLVLDRSGSMTETLENIYTEITNAPDTSKTYYIKINGSYQSINYNYGGWYYGSSSNRKFVSWDKNGDDSSPGSDGVREWIIWPILDRWVAPDNPIGKPFYTRTEVTRLQSLKDAANHFVHTVSQESPDSKIAVVSFSGETTNHTSGLVNVKNGGSVNSTITNAINGLTAEGATHSNKGLGLAKNIFQGDNTTDRNRVVIMFTDGEPGNQGFNNNDGYRYAAAAINQAAALKGQRGRTINSDVSFNGYKPNNSVDLPRTANNEPGCGATLYTIGIFPSNVSNHAHRYMAWVSSDNDSSQTATNPNGYEYYFTAEDNDSLNNIFQRIAEETGKTIEDVAIRDYIDPRFDVVDAEGNRLEVGAKVDGGAGTIKSDNNILYIEWIKAKIEPGTLEEGKGFKGTLYLKPKENFVGGNNVPTNIPNLSAIYSGDQNIGSFPYPLVNVPFRLNIKNINDTVFLGENIPKSQNEARDEMAAENLTNIPYQYPSEMLNIHWNENFTKDTKPRDTTTYTLVVTATPKDYIQNPDEDFYHPAIGTKATEVSKTGTYSIEVKKGTLTISKTIKGIENPDQSFVFEIRQYEDIGKTKLAKTFYETIRVTNGSNNGKIITLPKGYYEVVEKDDWSWQYDAVGNTKVNDTLGMDKNGNRDLNKVNAKTSFVNQSKEIKWLASIDWAINKFTGGGN comes from the coding sequence ATGAAGAGATATAGGAAAGTACGTGTAGTAGCGCTTTTCATAGTCTGTATTATGATATTTTCCCTCTGGAACCCATTGATTTTTGCCAGTTCAAAGGATACCCATTCCCAATCTACAGGTCAAAATATTGAAAGCAATGCTACACCCGAAGGAGTTAAAAATGACAAGGAAGTCCTACTAGACAGTAATGCAGCAGCTGAAGACAAATCAAAAGCTTCAGATAAAGAAACAGAGCCGGCTATAAAGCAAGAGGAAGTTCCTAGGAATCAAGAAGATCCTTCAGACCCACAGGAAAAAGAGGAAAAAACAGAGGGAACCTCTATTGATCAAGGAAAAAATACAGAATCTGAGGGGACTTCTCATATAGGAGAAGAATCTATTGAACCAAAGGATTCTTCCAAGGAAGAAGGAAATAGCCCCCAGGACGAAGACCTAGTTTTAGAGGAGGAACCTGAAAAAACCATAAGCTACTATCCAGCATCTTCCCCTTTGAGGGTAGGACCTATTATTCAATCCTTTGGTTTGCTAAAGTCTAGTGGAAAAATGTCTAGTTTACATAGCGACATTATAGGAGATTATGTAAAGCCCTTAGAAGGTTTAAACCTGACAAAGAATGCTACTGTTTTTAAGAATACCCATGACGGTAGACAAATATTTCAGCTTGATCTAACCGCAACCACAGAATCAAAAATCGTAGATAAAACCAAACCCAGTGATATTGTTTTGGTTTTGGATAGGTCAGGGAGTATGACTGAGACACTAGAGAATATATATACAGAAATAACCAATGCTCCAGATACGAGTAAAACTTATTATATAAAGATAAATGGTAGTTATCAATCCATTAATTATAATTATGGTGGTTGGTATTATGGCTCTTCCAGTAATAGAAAGTTTGTTAGCTGGGATAAAAACGGAGATGATAGTTCGCCAGGATCTGATGGGGTAAGGGAATGGATTATTTGGCCTATTCTTGATCGATGGGTTGCTCCAGATAATCCAATTGGTAAACCCTTTTATACAAGAACCGAAGTAACCAGATTACAGTCTTTAAAGGATGCAGCAAATCATTTTGTCCATACCGTTTCCCAGGAATCCCCTGATAGTAAGATTGCCGTGGTTTCCTTTAGCGGTGAGACAACAAACCATACTAGCGGATTGGTGAATGTGAAAAATGGGGGTTCGGTAAACTCCACAATTACCAATGCCATTAATGGTTTAACTGCAGAGGGTGCAACCCATTCCAATAAAGGACTTGGGTTAGCTAAGAATATTTTTCAAGGAGACAATACTACCGATAGAAATCGAGTAGTGATTATGTTTACTGATGGGGAACCAGGCAATCAAGGCTTTAACAATAATGATGGCTATAGGTATGCAGCTGCTGCTATAAATCAAGCAGCAGCACTAAAGGGACAACGGGGCAGAACCATAAACAGTGATGTAAGTTTTAATGGATATAAACCAAATAATAGTGTAGATCTACCGAGGACAGCTAATAATGAGCCCGGTTGCGGAGCAACCCTATATACCATTGGTATTTTCCCATCAAATGTTAGCAATCATGCTCATCGCTACATGGCATGGGTGTCCAGTGATAATGATAGTTCTCAGACAGCAACAAATCCCAATGGGTATGAATACTACTTTACTGCTGAGGATAATGATAGTCTAAATAATATTTTCCAAAGGATAGCCGAGGAAACAGGAAAAACCATAGAGGATGTAGCCATAAGGGATTACATAGACCCACGCTTTGATGTTGTTGATGCCGAGGGCAATAGATTAGAGGTTGGGGCTAAAGTAGATGGTGGTGCAGGCACCATAAAATCAGATAACAATATTCTTTATATAGAATGGATCAAGGCAAAAATTGAACCAGGCACCCTAGAGGAGGGGAAGGGCTTTAAAGGGACTCTATATCTCAAGCCCAAGGAGAATTTTGTAGGGGGCAACAATGTACCCACGAACATTCCAAATCTATCCGCAATATATAGCGGAGATCAAAACATTGGTAGCTTCCCCTATCCATTAGTAAATGTGCCCTTTAGGTTAAATATAAAGAATATCAACGATACAGTATTCTTAGGAGAAAACATACCCAAAAGTCAAAATGAGGCCAGGGATGAAATGGCAGCAGAAAATCTTACCAATATTCCTTACCAATATCCCAGTGAAATGCTAAATATCCATTGGAATGAAAACTTTACAAAGGATACCAAGCCAAGGGATACAACCACCTATACCCTTGTCGTAACAGCTACACCAAAGGATTATATCCAAAATCCTGATGAGGATTTCTATCACCCAGCAATTGGCACCAAGGCAACAGAGGTGAGTAAAACCGGTACCTATAGTATAGAGGTAAAAAAAGGCACTCTGACCATTAGCAAGACAATTAAAGGGATAGAGAATCCAGACCAAAGCTTTGTTTTTGAAATAAGACAATATGAAGATATAGGCAAAACAAAGCTAGCCAAGACCTTCTACGAAACCATTAGAGTGACCAATGGCTCCAATAATGGGAAAATCATTACCCTACCAAAGGGCTATTATGAGGTTGTTGAAAAAGATGACTGGTCTTGGCAATATGATGCAGTAGGAAATACAAAGGTGAATGATACCCTGGGTATGGATAAAAACGGAAATAGAGATCTAAATAAAGTGAATGCCAAGACTTCCTTTGTCAATCAATCAAAGGAAATAAAATGGCTTGCCAGCATAGACTGGGCAATCAACAAATTTACAGGAGGTGGTAACTAA